From Thermoleophilaceae bacterium, one genomic window encodes:
- a CDS encoding STAS domain-containing protein, giving the protein MNFQIGEESLAGDLIIIKLEGEVDLYAAPELKDHVNGAIERGKRKLILDLSDATFIDSTTLGILVSGMKRLRPRGGMLAVLCPDPTMARIFDITGLNRMFSVHETLDDAIAALDQAVPGSAD; this is encoded by the coding sequence ATGAACTTTCAGATAGGCGAAGAGTCCCTCGCGGGGGATCTCATCATCATCAAGCTTGAGGGCGAGGTCGATCTGTACGCGGCACCCGAACTCAAGGACCACGTGAACGGGGCCATCGAGCGTGGCAAGAGGAAGCTCATTCTCGACCTGTCAGACGCCACCTTCATCGACTCCACCACGCTTGGCATCCTCGTGAGCGGCATGAAGAGACTGCGTCCGCGCGGCGGCATGCTCGCGGTGCTGTGTCCGGATCCGACGATGGCGCGCATCTTCGACATCACCGGCCTCAACCGGATGTTCTCCGTGCACGAGACGCTCGACGACGCGATCGCTGCGCTCGACCAGGCCGTGCCGGGCAGCGCGGACTAG
- the hemC gene encoding hydroxymethylbilane synthase, protein MQIRIGTRGSALALAQSGLVADALRELGAEVELVSITTSGDKGAVREDKSRFVKEIEEELLAGDVDLAVHSAKDVPGVLPDGLAIVGVPERVDPRDSLCGVPSLDELEEGARVGTASLRRQAQLLAERPDLDVLELRGNVDTRLRKLADGDYDAIVLAAAGLERLGRASEGNPIDLTPAPGQGCLALEAREGDEEIAELAAQLTDRDSLICLTAERAVVSALDATCRTPVAAYARFEGDALVMDAFVGLPDGSVWIRDEMVGDVDEPAELGLQLAERLILAGATDVLAQAEAAAP, encoded by the coding sequence GTGCAAATTCGAATCGGCACCCGAGGCAGCGCCCTAGCACTCGCGCAGAGCGGTCTGGTGGCGGACGCACTGCGGGAGCTCGGCGCGGAGGTAGAGCTCGTCTCGATCACGACCTCCGGCGACAAGGGTGCGGTGCGGGAGGACAAGTCGCGCTTCGTCAAGGAGATCGAGGAAGAGCTGCTCGCGGGCGACGTGGATCTCGCGGTTCATTCGGCGAAGGACGTGCCGGGCGTGCTGCCGGACGGACTGGCGATCGTCGGCGTGCCCGAGCGCGTGGACCCGCGCGACTCGTTGTGTGGTGTCCCTTCCCTTGACGAGCTTGAGGAAGGCGCGCGAGTCGGGACCGCGAGCCTGCGGCGTCAGGCTCAGCTTCTCGCCGAGCGGCCGGACCTCGATGTGCTCGAGCTTCGCGGCAACGTGGACACCCGGCTGCGCAAGCTCGCCGACGGCGACTACGACGCCATCGTTCTCGCCGCCGCCGGCCTCGAACGGCTCGGCCGCGCGAGCGAGGGCAACCCCATCGATCTCACTCCCGCTCCCGGTCAGGGCTGCCTCGCGCTCGAGGCTCGTGAGGGCGACGAGGAGATCGCCGAGCTCGCGGCCCAGCTCACGGACCGCGACTCGCTCATCTGCCTCACCGCCGAGCGCGCCGTGGTGTCCGCGCTCGACGCCACCTGCCGCACGCCGGTGGCCGCGTACGCGCGCTTCGAGGGCGACGCGCTCGTGATGGACGCTTTCGTCGGGCTGCCCGACGGGAGCGTGTGGATCCGCGACGAGATGGTGGGCGACGTGGACGAGCCGGCGGAGCTGGGACTCCAGCTCGCGGAGCGTCTGATCCTCGCGGGCGCGACCGACGTGCTCGCCCAGGCGGAGGCCGCCGCCCCGTAG
- a CDS encoding TlpA disulfide reductase family protein: MKAFKGSPPALAAVHKQGGQLLGGGTAAFNARLAALKGHPVVVNKWAAWCGPCREEFPVFQKVSVQYGKRVAFLGVDGQDNDGDAKKFLSQYPVSYPSYSDPNLKIASEMNAVGAFPTTVIYDSSGKIVQRHLGPYTKAADLVADIKQYAQ; encoded by the coding sequence GTGAAGGCGTTCAAGGGCTCGCCCCCCGCGCTGGCGGCGGTTCACAAACAGGGAGGCCAGCTTCTCGGAGGGGGAACCGCGGCCTTCAACGCGCGCCTGGCCGCGCTCAAGGGGCATCCGGTGGTGGTGAACAAGTGGGCCGCCTGGTGCGGACCATGCCGGGAGGAGTTCCCCGTATTCCAGAAGGTGTCGGTGCAGTACGGGAAGCGCGTGGCCTTTCTCGGGGTGGACGGCCAGGACAACGACGGCGACGCCAAGAAGTTCCTCAGCCAGTATCCGGTGAGCTATCCGAGCTACTCGGACCCGAATTTGAAGATCGCCAGCGAGATGAACGCGGTCGGCGCCTTCCCCACCACAGTGATCTACGACTCGAGCGGCAAGATCGTGCAGCGCCACCTGGGGCCGTACACGAAGGCGGCGGACCTCGTGGCCGACATCAAGCAGTACGCCCAGTAG
- a CDS encoding SAM-dependent chlorinase/fluorinase, with protein sequence MILTLLTDYGREDDFVGVCHAVIASIAPDARVIDLSHGIARHDVRQGALVLRGTLPYLPVGVHVAIVDPQVGTERRAVALRTEDGRMFVGPDNGLLSLAAERAGGVVEAVDVSRSPHRLEPVSATFHGRDVFCPVAAHLARGDELAEAGEPLDPDQLETIVLPEPRKEGDALVAHVLTIDRFGNAALNVSHAELAGTGIVLGGQVEIQRGTEHFNGVMAHTFADVRSGDILVYEDSYRSLAIAINRGDAAATLQLAPDTEVRITPR encoded by the coding sequence GTGATCCTCACCCTGCTCACCGACTACGGCCGCGAAGACGACTTCGTGGGCGTGTGCCACGCGGTGATCGCGAGCATCGCGCCCGACGCGCGCGTGATCGACCTGAGCCACGGCATCGCCCGCCACGACGTCCGCCAAGGCGCGCTCGTGCTGCGCGGCACGCTCCCCTACCTGCCGGTGGGCGTGCACGTGGCGATCGTGGACCCCCAGGTGGGCACCGAGCGGCGCGCGGTGGCGCTGCGCACCGAGGACGGGCGCATGTTCGTGGGCCCCGACAACGGCCTGCTGAGCCTCGCCGCGGAACGCGCGGGCGGCGTGGTGGAGGCGGTGGACGTGTCGCGCTCCCCGCACCGGCTCGAGCCCGTGTCCGCCACCTTCCACGGGCGCGACGTGTTCTGCCCCGTGGCGGCGCACCTCGCGCGCGGCGACGAGCTGGCGGAGGCCGGCGAGCCGCTCGACCCGGACCAGCTCGAGACGATCGTGCTGCCCGAGCCGCGCAAGGAGGGCGACGCTCTCGTGGCCCACGTGCTCACGATCGACCGCTTCGGCAACGCGGCGCTGAACGTGTCCCACGCGGAGCTGGCCGGCACCGGCATCGTGCTCGGCGGCCAGGTGGAGATCCAGCGCGGCACCGAACACTTCAACGGCGTGATGGCGCACACGTTCGCGGACGTCCGCTCGGGCGACATCCTCGTGTACGAGGACTCCTACCGCTCCCTCGCGATCGCGATCAACCGCGGCGACGCCGCCGCCACGCTCCAGCTCGCGCCCGACACCGAGGTCCGGATCACGCCGCGATGA
- a CDS encoding DUF4921 family protein, with amino-acid sequence MPELRIDPLTGLKTIVAGDRASRPGGGFSAEPPPALDPQTDPFLEGHEDRTPPEVYALRNSGSGPDTPGWQVRVVPNLYPALAARSEARGGSSEEDIDPLASGRGEPGFFASQPAVGGHEVIVNSPRPVTSLSQLSADEVETAFGVWRERMAFHADSPYVHVSLNEGRDAGASLPHTHAQLYALPFVPAQIARERERFTAYALRTQGRNLLGDLLQDEVRLRERTFAIDDEAVAICPYASRVPFEVQIVPRTPRKSFHEEGALAARMVHGVLERYGRLFGAVPPLNLWVRTAPSGAEYFCWRIDVEPRLTKLAGLELGTGVNLNIMPPEKAAEQLRDA; translated from the coding sequence TTGCCTGAGCTGCGAATCGACCCGCTCACGGGTCTGAAGACGATCGTCGCGGGGGACCGGGCGAGCCGTCCGGGTGGGGGGTTCAGCGCGGAGCCGCCACCGGCGCTGGATCCGCAGACGGATCCGTTCTTGGAGGGTCATGAGGATCGGACCCCGCCTGAGGTCTACGCGCTTCGCAACTCTGGCTCTGGACCTGACACGCCGGGATGGCAGGTGCGGGTGGTTCCGAACCTCTATCCCGCCTTGGCGGCTAGGTCGGAGGCCCGAGGTGGGTCGTCGGAGGAGGACATCGACCCCTTGGCTTCCGGCAGAGGTGAGCCTGGGTTCTTTGCCTCGCAGCCTGCGGTTGGTGGCCACGAGGTGATCGTCAATTCGCCCCGGCCCGTCACCTCGCTGAGCCAGCTCTCGGCGGACGAGGTGGAGACGGCGTTCGGGGTGTGGCGGGAGCGGATGGCGTTCCACGCGGATTCGCCGTATGTGCACGTGAGCCTGAACGAGGGGCGCGATGCGGGCGCTTCGCTTCCCCACACGCACGCGCAGCTCTACGCGCTGCCGTTCGTGCCGGCGCAGATCGCGCGCGAGCGCGAGCGCTTCACCGCGTATGCGCTGCGCACGCAGGGCCGCAACCTGCTCGGCGACCTCCTTCAGGACGAGGTCCGCCTCCGCGAGCGCACGTTCGCGATCGACGACGAGGCGGTGGCGATCTGCCCGTACGCGTCGCGCGTGCCGTTCGAGGTGCAGATCGTGCCGCGCACGCCCCGCAAGAGCTTTCACGAGGAGGGCGCACTCGCGGCCCGCATGGTGCACGGCGTGCTCGAGCGCTACGGGCGATTGTTCGGCGCGGTGCCGCCGCTCAACCTGTGGGTGCGCACGGCGCCGTCCGGAGCCGAGTACTTCTGCTGGCGAATCGACGTCGAGCCGCGGCTGACGAAGCTCGCCGGGCTCGAGCTCGGAACCGGCGTGAACCTCAACATCATGCCGCCGGAGAAGGCTGCCGAGCAGCTACGGGACGCGTGA
- a CDS encoding DEAD/DEAH box helicase family protein, whose product MADSTSAVVNDPPVSAGDLERAEKFVLEPFLLEGEDASLALAEGTPRRRALDAALAELDEGRERPSVAWRREFSLLLGLERLLSEEEPHLADGTTLSAHQVDALSGTLIALLAEAQSSNGNGNGRHAQKYEELPSGEEEIEGDEDLDSDDEPLDWDESEEEEEERASDQLIDDPNSARRFWFEHATGAGKTVAALGFVEASRTGGVLILTHRRNLVDQFHGELFERGYKKRVTPALLGRDKDPKHIGPVTVETYQWFVRNAGNISDAYTIVICDEAHTALGEKTSSAIRDWHGPIFIGMTATGALIARHVTDLFPTQTSRFDLAQAARRGVIAPLRCVRIPPGVGVRTIAKVPLRKGEVDQDFDQEELAALLDQGPFNAAVADLYRVRFKDLPGVVYAAGVQHAYNVAKAFQDAGMKAKGVSGETPKRELTRILAAYERGEIDVLVNAQLLAEGWNSPRATVCMHLAPTASKRIYQQRVGRVTRRHPGKEAGIVVDFVHPATTHDDPVVTLHSLLDRDVYRGGAIVVGPVRRGRGRRIRVERRVLPVTADPERRASVFERELWRIAVENLSWSEQHVWAALAGARVASNNWRRAKAMIHFDNTGELRRRFLITCLQRNRNSQLRIRALQEIAAARDAEAFDEAVEIVGGWSRDERREGVKVLLQALAERSIGRRDQASAWLWRLAEYTREVHEEYAVQRWPETKRLLGLLVNSSGGAHARNARRLVHASRKQDRRLAAALLAAALAHTPEAEEVLRGARTRMARKPSALARELLRNFPKGRRRRGGRRRRGKGAQQEEAAQQQNGDATVTTQSEEDQPESGDDEAGSSDEPEAEAEEKPKPKRRSRAKKPKQPVADAPDADAVAADEPAADESEAA is encoded by the coding sequence ATGGCTGACAGCACTTCTGCCGTTGTAAATGACCCACCGGTCTCCGCCGGTGATCTCGAGCGCGCCGAGAAGTTCGTGCTCGAACCATTCCTGCTCGAGGGCGAGGATGCTTCGCTCGCGCTCGCCGAGGGCACGCCTCGACGGCGCGCGCTCGACGCCGCGCTTGCGGAGCTCGACGAGGGGCGCGAGCGGCCGTCCGTTGCCTGGCGGCGAGAGTTCTCGCTGCTGCTCGGGCTTGAGCGCCTGCTGTCCGAGGAGGAGCCGCACCTCGCCGACGGCACCACTCTCTCCGCCCACCAGGTGGACGCTCTGTCCGGCACGCTCATCGCCCTCCTCGCGGAGGCGCAGAGCAGCAACGGCAATGGCAACGGCCGCCACGCGCAGAAGTACGAGGAGCTTCCGTCCGGCGAGGAGGAGATCGAAGGCGACGAGGACCTCGACTCAGACGACGAGCCGCTTGACTGGGACGAGAGCGAGGAAGAGGAGGAGGAGCGCGCCTCCGATCAGCTGATCGACGACCCGAACTCCGCCCGCCGCTTCTGGTTCGAGCACGCCACCGGCGCCGGCAAGACCGTGGCCGCGCTCGGCTTCGTGGAGGCCTCGCGCACCGGCGGCGTCCTGATCCTCACCCACCGCCGCAACCTCGTGGACCAGTTCCACGGCGAGCTCTTCGAGCGCGGCTACAAGAAGCGCGTCACCCCGGCGCTGCTTGGCCGCGACAAGGACCCGAAGCACATCGGCCCCGTCACGGTCGAGACCTACCAGTGGTTCGTGCGCAACGCGGGCAACATCTCGGACGCCTACACGATCGTCATCTGCGACGAGGCCCACACCGCGCTCGGCGAGAAGACCTCTTCGGCCATCCGCGACTGGCACGGCCCGATCTTCATCGGCATGACCGCCACCGGCGCTCTCATCGCCCGCCACGTCACCGACCTCTTCCCAACGCAGACCTCGCGCTTCGACCTCGCGCAGGCCGCGCGCCGCGGCGTGATCGCGCCGCTGCGCTGCGTGCGCATCCCGCCCGGCGTGGGGGTGAGGACGATCGCCAAGGTGCCTCTGCGCAAGGGCGAGGTGGACCAGGACTTCGACCAGGAAGAGCTGGCCGCACTCCTCGACCAGGGTCCGTTCAACGCCGCCGTCGCGGACCTCTACCGCGTGCGCTTCAAGGACCTGCCGGGCGTGGTGTACGCCGCGGGCGTGCAGCACGCCTACAACGTGGCCAAGGCTTTCCAGGACGCAGGCATGAAGGCGAAGGGCGTGTCGGGCGAGACTCCCAAACGCGAGCTCACGCGGATCCTCGCCGCGTACGAGCGCGGGGAGATCGACGTGCTCGTGAACGCCCAGCTGCTCGCCGAGGGCTGGAACTCACCGCGTGCCACGGTGTGCATGCACCTCGCGCCCACGGCGTCCAAGCGCATCTACCAGCAGCGCGTCGGACGCGTTACGCGCCGCCATCCGGGCAAGGAGGCGGGCATCGTCGTGGACTTCGTCCACCCCGCCACCACGCACGACGACCCTGTGGTCACGCTCCACTCCCTGCTCGACCGCGACGTTTACCGCGGTGGGGCGATCGTGGTGGGCCCGGTGCGCCGCGGACGCGGGCGCCGCATCCGCGTGGAGCGGCGCGTGCTTCCGGTCACCGCCGATCCCGAGCGTCGCGCCAGCGTGTTCGAGCGCGAGCTGTGGCGGATCGCGGTGGAGAACCTGTCGTGGTCCGAGCAGCACGTGTGGGCCGCTCTCGCAGGCGCGCGCGTGGCGTCCAACAACTGGCGCCGCGCGAAGGCGATGATCCACTTCGACAACACCGGCGAGCTCCGGCGCCGCTTCCTCATCACCTGCCTGCAGCGCAACCGCAACTCGCAGCTGCGCATCCGTGCGCTCCAGGAGATCGCCGCGGCGCGCGACGCCGAGGCGTTCGACGAGGCGGTGGAGATCGTGGGCGGCTGGTCGCGTGACGAGCGCCGCGAAGGCGTGAAGGTGCTGCTGCAGGCGCTCGCCGAACGCTCGATCGGGCGCCGCGACCAGGCGAGCGCGTGGCTGTGGCGGCTTGCTGAGTACACGCGCGAGGTGCACGAGGAGTACGCGGTGCAGCGCTGGCCGGAGACCAAGAGGCTGCTCGGCCTGCTCGTCAACTCTTCCGGCGGCGCGCATGCGCGCAACGCTCGCCGGCTGGTGCACGCCTCCCGCAAGCAGGACCGCCGACTCGCGGCCGCGCTGCTCGCGGCCGCGCTGGCTCACACGCCTGAGGCCGAGGAGGTGCTGCGCGGAGCGCGCACCCGCATGGCGCGCAAGCCGTCGGCGCTCGCGCGTGAGCTGCTTCGCAACTTCCCCAAGGGCCGCCGCCGTCGAGGCGGGCGGCGCCGGCGCGGCAAGGGCGCGCAGCAGGAGGAGGCCGCGCAGCAGCAGAACGGCGACGCCACGGTCACCACGCAATCCGAAGAGGATCAGCCGGAGAGCGGCGACGACGAAGCGGGATCTTCGGATGAGCCCGAGGCCGAAGCCGAGGAGAAGCCCAAGCCCAAGCGCCGCTCGCGCGCGAAGAAGCCGAAGCAGCCGGTGGCCGACGCCCCGGACGCCGACGCCGTGGCGGCCGACGAACCCGCGGCCGACGAGTCCGAAGCCGCCTAG
- the cobA gene encoding uroporphyrinogen-III C-methyltransferase, protein MAAYKGMVYLVGAGPGDPGLMTRRSLELVAEADAILHDRLIPPGALDGARPDAELVYVGKQPGGHTMRQEEINELLVKLGGEGKRVVRLKGGDPFVFGRGGEEAQALREAGIPFEVVPAVTAGVAAPAYAGIPVTHRDEASAVAFITGHEDPEKEDSALDWPALASFPGTLVLYMGVGNLEGIARRLIEAGRPEDEHVAVVERGTLPGQRTVAGVLADIDKRVAEAGIRPPAITLVGPVAKLREQLAWLEERPLFGRSVVVTRARAQASGLAARLGALGAEVVETPAIRIEPRRVAGEVRAAVEAMSEYALVCVTSPNGAALLMDALAELGADARALAGATVAAIGPGTAAELHRRGIRADVVPERSVAEALVEALEDVPVAGRRVLIARAAEARDLLPEALRERGAEVDVVALYDTVAEPLSDRQLEKAASADYVTFTSSSTVRFFTEAGGRVGNRTRVVSIGPVTSETARELGLTVHVEAERHDIDGLVDALLEDAT, encoded by the coding sequence GTGGCTGCTTACAAGGGCATGGTCTATCTGGTGGGCGCGGGCCCGGGCGATCCCGGGCTGATGACGCGCCGCTCGCTCGAGCTGGTCGCCGAGGCGGACGCGATCCTGCACGACCGGCTGATCCCGCCGGGGGCCCTGGATGGCGCGCGGCCGGACGCGGAGCTCGTGTACGTGGGCAAGCAGCCCGGCGGCCACACGATGCGCCAGGAGGAGATCAACGAGCTGCTCGTGAAGCTGGGCGGCGAGGGCAAGCGGGTGGTGCGCCTGAAGGGCGGCGACCCGTTTGTGTTCGGGCGCGGCGGCGAGGAGGCGCAGGCGCTGCGCGAGGCCGGCATCCCGTTCGAGGTGGTGCCCGCCGTGACCGCCGGCGTGGCGGCGCCCGCCTACGCGGGCATCCCGGTGACGCATCGCGACGAGGCGTCAGCCGTGGCGTTCATCACCGGGCACGAGGATCCGGAGAAGGAGGACTCGGCTCTCGACTGGCCCGCGCTCGCGAGCTTCCCGGGCACGCTCGTGCTCTACATGGGCGTGGGGAACCTGGAGGGAATCGCCAGGCGGCTGATCGAGGCGGGCCGACCCGAGGACGAGCACGTGGCGGTGGTGGAGCGTGGCACGCTGCCCGGGCAGCGGACGGTGGCGGGCGTGCTCGCGGACATCGACAAGCGTGTGGCCGAGGCGGGCATCCGGCCGCCCGCGATCACGCTCGTGGGGCCCGTGGCGAAGCTGCGCGAGCAGCTCGCCTGGCTCGAGGAGCGGCCGCTGTTCGGCCGCAGCGTGGTGGTCACACGCGCGCGGGCGCAGGCGAGCGGCCTGGCGGCGCGGCTCGGGGCGCTCGGCGCCGAGGTGGTGGAGACGCCCGCCATCCGCATCGAACCGCGCCGGGTGGCCGGCGAGGTACGCGCGGCTGTGGAGGCGATGAGCGAGTACGCGCTCGTGTGCGTGACGAGCCCGAACGGCGCGGCGCTCCTGATGGACGCGCTGGCCGAGCTCGGCGCGGACGCTCGGGCGCTGGCCGGGGCGACGGTGGCGGCGATCGGCCCCGGCACGGCCGCCGAGCTGCACAGGCGCGGCATCCGCGCCGACGTGGTGCCCGAGCGCTCCGTGGCCGAGGCGCTGGTGGAGGCGCTCGAGGACGTGCCTGTGGCTGGCCGCCGGGTGCTGATAGCGCGCGCCGCAGAGGCGCGCGACCTCCTGCCAGAAGCGCTGCGCGAGCGCGGTGCCGAGGTGGACGTGGTGGCTCTCTACGACACGGTGGCCGAGCCGCTGAGCGACCGGCAGCTCGAGAAGGCGGCAAGCGCCGACTACGTGACCTTCACGAGCAGCTCCACCGTGCGCTTCTTCACCGAGGCCGGAGGACGGGTTGGGAATCGCACGCGCGTGGTGTCGATCGGCCCGGTGACGAGCGAGACCGCCCGCGAGCTCGGGCTGACGGTGCACGTGGAAGCCGAGCGCCACGACATCGATGGCCTCGTGGACGCGTTGCTCGAGGACGCGACGTGA
- a CDS encoding ABC transporter ATP-binding protein, with product MAAIVETDRLTKRYGAARGIEEVSLEVQAGEIFGFLGPNGAGKTTAIRTLLDLLHPTSGSARIFGLDSHRHSRAIRARLGNLPGDFSTDERLTGRAFLQFCAEARGVPGLGAAAELARRFEAQLDRPVGELSSGNRQKIGLIQALFHGPELLLLDEPTTGLDPLMQEEFLAVIGEHRNAGGTVFLSSHDLDEVGRVCDRVGIIREGRLIAVEHVSELRHRAYHHVSIDFEAPVDAGDFARIPGVTSLVAEGGHVAFKIEGELDPVVKAAARHTVTDMEVTEPTLEEIFLTFYGREATS from the coding sequence ATGGCAGCGATCGTTGAGACAGACAGACTCACGAAGCGCTACGGCGCTGCCCGGGGCATCGAGGAGGTCTCGCTGGAGGTGCAAGCCGGTGAGATCTTCGGCTTTCTCGGGCCCAACGGCGCCGGCAAGACCACGGCCATCCGCACGCTGCTCGACCTGCTGCATCCCACGTCGGGGAGCGCGCGCATCTTCGGGCTCGACAGCCATCGCCACAGTCGCGCGATTCGCGCGAGGCTGGGGAACCTGCCGGGCGACTTCAGCACCGACGAGCGCCTCACCGGCCGCGCGTTCCTCCAGTTCTGCGCGGAGGCACGTGGCGTACCTGGCCTCGGCGCCGCTGCCGAGCTGGCGCGCCGTTTCGAAGCTCAGCTCGACCGTCCGGTGGGCGAGCTGTCGAGCGGCAACCGCCAGAAGATCGGGCTGATCCAGGCACTCTTCCACGGGCCGGAGCTGCTGCTCCTCGACGAGCCCACCACCGGGCTCGACCCGCTCATGCAGGAGGAGTTCCTCGCGGTGATCGGCGAGCATCGGAACGCGGGCGGAACCGTGTTCCTCTCCTCACACGATCTCGACGAGGTGGGGCGCGTGTGCGATCGCGTGGGGATCATCCGCGAGGGGCGCCTGATCGCGGTTGAGCACGTCTCGGAACTTCGGCATCGCGCCTACCACCACGTATCGATCGACTTCGAGGCGCCGGTGGACGCAGGCGATTTCGCGCGCATCCCGGGCGTGACGTCGCTCGTGGCGGAAGGCGGTCACGTGGCGTTCAAGATCGAGGGCGAGCTGGACCCGGTGGTGAAGGCCGCGGCGCGCCACACGGTTACCGACATGGAGGTGACCGAGCCGACGCTCGAGGAGATCTTCCTCACGTTCTACGGCCGGGAGGCAACGTCATGA
- a CDS encoding biotin--[acetyl-CoA-carboxylase] ligase, which yields MIGTPRVHHRTTDSTNERAKELALRGAPHGTLVTADEQSAGRGRQGRAWVAPAGKALLMSVVLRDLGVAQAHLPLAAAVAVCRACEESADVRCEIKWPNDVWIERRKLAGILVEGRPQEGWAVLGIGLNVSTAQEEFPEELRDLATSIAAATSSDPPPREALLDTLLLALDSSLASEPAEIVAAWRSRDALEGQKVRWQGGEGTATGIDESGALLVETASGRVALDAGEVHLSR from the coding sequence ATGATCGGCACGCCGCGGGTGCACCACCGCACCACCGACTCCACGAACGAGCGGGCGAAGGAGCTGGCGCTGCGGGGCGCGCCGCACGGCACACTCGTCACGGCCGACGAGCAGAGCGCCGGCCGCGGACGCCAGGGACGCGCGTGGGTGGCGCCCGCGGGCAAGGCGCTGCTGATGTCCGTGGTCCTCCGCGATCTCGGCGTCGCGCAGGCCCACCTGCCGCTCGCCGCGGCTGTGGCGGTGTGCCGCGCGTGCGAGGAGAGCGCGGACGTGCGCTGTGAGATCAAGTGGCCGAACGACGTGTGGATAGAACGCCGCAAGCTGGCCGGCATCCTCGTTGAAGGGCGGCCGCAGGAGGGCTGGGCCGTGCTCGGGATCGGGCTCAACGTGAGCACCGCGCAGGAGGAGTTCCCCGAGGAGCTGCGCGATCTCGCCACCTCAATCGCCGCCGCGACGAGCTCAGACCCGCCCCCGCGCGAGGCGCTCCTCGACACGCTTCTCTTGGCACTCGACTCGAGCCTCGCAAGCGAGCCCGCCGAGATCGTGGCGGCTTGGCGCTCACGCGATGCCCTCGAGGGCCAGAAGGTGCGCTGGCAGGGCGGCGAGGGAACCGCCACCGGAATCGACGAGTCGGGCGCTCTTCTGGTGGAAACCGCCTCCGGACGGGTGGCGCTGGATGCTGGCGAAGTGCACCTTTCGCGCTAA